One genomic window of Desulfuromonas sp. AOP6 includes the following:
- a CDS encoding diguanylate cyclase, with the protein MKKPTILVVDDELFFRRMYSELLSEEGYDVESYASGNAALERVASGGVDILLTDMVMPDISGLEVLHLVRNMENPPEVILVTGHATLETAIKALKGGARDYLIKPFNPEELRHVVRSCLDQVRLLDENTLLKSQIRLYQKGQNLASYLEIDKLLPQAVNTLLKEVGNGRGFAMLLCDGDRLRLAGLEGVDSSPALSLATSIRAHLSDLTTVRILKGSELGKQDEWPDNVQEVCLFPLFLSRELKGAIVVFNPVAGELTHPLPKENLAFLSDQAALAFENSLRYQDVQQLIYIDDLTGLFNYRYLQIVLEQEIRRAERFGFKFALVFIDIDHFKEVNDTHGHLAGSAALKEVGSLLHKAVREVDSLFRYGGDEFTALLIETDAKGAALVSERIRKLIEENVFLKEMGINCRLTATVGSAIFPDDADDRNSIVDLADRAMYEGKKTRNVIRGAWEIRP; encoded by the coding sequence ATGAAAAAACCCACAATACTGGTTGTTGACGACGAGCTTTTTTTTCGCCGGATGTATTCCGAGCTTCTGAGCGAGGAAGGTTACGACGTCGAATCTTACGCATCCGGTAATGCGGCCCTTGAGCGGGTCGCCAGTGGAGGGGTCGATATTCTTTTGACCGACATGGTCATGCCGGATATCAGCGGGCTGGAGGTTTTGCACCTGGTTCGCAACATGGAAAACCCACCTGAAGTCATTCTGGTCACCGGGCATGCCACCTTGGAGACCGCTATCAAGGCCCTTAAAGGCGGCGCCCGGGACTATCTCATCAAGCCTTTCAATCCTGAAGAGCTGCGGCATGTCGTTCGTTCCTGCCTGGATCAGGTCCGCCTTCTGGATGAAAACACCCTTCTGAAAAGCCAGATACGCCTCTATCAGAAGGGCCAGAACCTCGCGTCCTACCTGGAGATAGACAAGCTTTTACCCCAAGCGGTAAATACCCTGCTGAAGGAGGTTGGCAATGGCCGCGGCTTTGCCATGCTTCTGTGTGATGGAGACCGTTTACGTCTTGCTGGGTTGGAGGGAGTCGATTCGTCTCCTGCCCTTTCATTGGCCACATCCATACGGGCTCATCTGTCGGACCTGACAACGGTGCGCATTTTGAAAGGCTCTGAACTGGGAAAACAGGATGAGTGGCCCGACAATGTCCAGGAAGTCTGCCTTTTTCCTCTTTTTCTTTCCCGGGAGTTGAAGGGCGCCATTGTCGTCTTCAACCCGGTGGCTGGGGAACTTACTCATCCGCTGCCCAAAGAGAATCTGGCCTTCCTGTCGGACCAGGCGGCGCTGGCCTTTGAAAACTCATTACGTTATCAGGATGTTCAACAACTTATTTATATCGACGATCTTACCGGACTTTTCAATTATCGTTATCTGCAGATCGTGCTTGAGCAGGAGATACGACGGGCAGAGCGCTTTGGTTTTAAGTTTGCTCTGGTGTTTATCGATATCGACCACTTCAAAGAAGTCAATGACACCCACGGGCATTTGGCCGGCAGTGCGGCGCTGAAGGAAGTCGGTAGTCTTCTACACAAAGCCGTTCGCGAGGTCGATTCGCTGTTTCGCTACGGCGGAGATGAGTTTACCGCCCTTCTTATTGAGACAGATGCCAAGGGGGCGGCCCTGGTATCGGAGAGAATTCGCAAGCTCATAGAAGAGAATGTTTTTCTCAAGGAGATGGGAATTAACTGTCGCCTGACCGCCACGGTGGGGAGTGCCATTTTTCCCGACGATGCCGATGATCGCAACAGTATCGTTGATCTGGCAGACCGGGCGATGTACGAAGGGAAAAAAACACGTAACGTGATTCGTGGGGCCTGGGAAATCAGGCCCTGA